The Porphyrobacter sp. HT-58-2 genome has a window encoding:
- a CDS encoding NAD-dependent deacylase has translation MAEIERIVILTGAGISAESGIDTFRSAGGLWEQHRVEDVATPEGFARNPDLVLNFYDMRRAALTNVAPNPAHEALARLEREFSGELLLVTQNVDDLHERGGSTRVLHMHGELKSALCTSCETRSPWLGTMIDRPPCPVCRAPTLRPDVVWFGEMPYQMGRIYQALESCDLFVSIGTSGAVYPAGGFVQEARSSGARTLELNLEPSEGSRFFHESRHGPASIVVPGWVNEVLQTGR, from the coding sequence ATGGCAGAGATTGAACGCATCGTCATCCTTACCGGAGCCGGGATTTCCGCCGAAAGCGGGATCGACACCTTTCGCAGCGCTGGAGGGCTGTGGGAGCAGCACCGGGTTGAGGATGTCGCCACGCCCGAGGGCTTTGCCCGGAACCCGGACCTTGTGCTGAACTTTTACGACATGCGCCGCGCCGCGCTCACCAACGTCGCGCCCAACCCGGCGCATGAGGCGTTGGCGCGGCTCGAACGCGAATTTTCAGGCGAGTTGCTGCTGGTCACCCAGAATGTCGATGATCTGCACGAACGCGGCGGATCGACCCGCGTACTGCATATGCATGGGGAGCTGAAAAGCGCGCTCTGCACCTCCTGCGAGACCCGATCGCCGTGGCTTGGCACCATGATCGACCGCCCGCCGTGCCCAGTCTGCCGCGCGCCCACCTTGCGCCCCGACGTGGTGTGGTTCGGCGAGATGCCGTATCAGATGGGCCGGATCTATCAGGCGCTGGAGTCCTGCGACCTGTTCGTGAGCATCGGCACCAGCGGCGCGGTCTACCCGGCGGGAGGCTTTGTGCAGGAAGCGCGCAGCAGCGGCGCGCGCACGCTCGAACTTAACCTCGAACCTAGCGAAGGCAGCCGCTTCTTCCACGAATCGCGCCACGGTCCGGCGAGCATTGTGGTGCCGGGTTGGGTGAACGAGGTGCTGCAAACGGGACGTTAA
- the dnaA gene encoding chromosomal replication initiator protein DnaA, with protein sequence MEDSEAVNLAADWADISQGLRKDLGHQLHSQWIKPIQLGALSRDCGTLDLYLPTEFSANWVRDRFHDRLQLAWSIARSEVRKVNIMVHPGRRQLPDLRLDDGRRPANDGASAIAMAAGSLGDATFTSSVGLDPSLTFAAFVTGEANILACNAAQRMAALEQPQFSPLYLKAATGQGKTHLLHAIGHGYLQAHPRARIFYCSAERFMVEFVQALKTSQTIEFKARLRSFDLLLVDDIQFIIGKASAQEELLYTIDALLAEGKRLVFAADRAPQALDGVEPRLLSRLSMGLVADIQPADIELRKKILVSKLVRFSAITVPEDVVDFLARTITRNVRELVGGLNKLIAYAQLTGQDVSLQLAEEQLTDILSANRRRITIDEIQRTVCQFYRIDRAEMSSKRRARAVVRPRQVAMYLSKVLTPRSYPEIGRKFGGRDHSTVIHAVRLIEDLRQRDADMDGDVRSLLRQLES encoded by the coding sequence ATGGAAGATTCCGAAGCCGTGAACCTCGCTGCCGATTGGGCGGATATCAGTCAGGGCCTGCGCAAGGATCTGGGCCATCAGTTGCACAGCCAGTGGATCAAGCCGATCCAGCTCGGCGCGCTGAGCCGTGATTGCGGGACGCTTGACCTCTATCTCCCGACGGAATTCTCGGCGAACTGGGTGCGTGATCGCTTCCATGATCGGCTGCAACTGGCCTGGAGCATCGCGCGCAGCGAAGTGCGCAAGGTCAACATCATGGTGCACCCGGGTCGCCGCCAGTTGCCCGACCTGCGGCTCGACGATGGCCGTCGCCCGGCCAATGACGGCGCGAGCGCAATTGCCATGGCGGCCGGCAGTCTGGGTGATGCGACCTTCACATCCTCGGTCGGGCTCGATCCGTCGCTGACCTTTGCCGCCTTCGTGACGGGTGAAGCCAATATCCTTGCCTGCAATGCGGCGCAGCGCATGGCGGCGCTGGAACAGCCGCAGTTTTCGCCGCTCTACCTCAAGGCCGCGACGGGTCAGGGCAAGACCCACCTGCTGCACGCCATCGGTCACGGCTATCTGCAGGCCCACCCGCGCGCCCGCATCTTCTACTGTTCGGCCGAACGCTTCATGGTCGAATTCGTGCAGGCGCTGAAAACCAGCCAGACGATCGAATTCAAGGCGCGCCTGCGCTCCTTTGACCTGCTGCTGGTGGACGACATCCAGTTCATCATCGGCAAGGCGAGCGCGCAGGAAGAACTGCTCTACACGATCGATGCGCTGCTGGCCGAGGGCAAGCGGCTGGTCTTCGCCGCCGACCGCGCGCCCCAGGCGCTCGACGGGGTGGAACCGCGCCTCCTCTCGCGCCTTTCGATGGGCCTTGTCGCCGACATCCAGCCTGCCGACATCGAGCTGCGCAAGAAGATCCTGGTGTCCAAGCTCGTGCGCTTTTCCGCGATCACTGTGCCGGAGGATGTCGTCGATTTTCTTGCCCGCACCATCACCCGCAACGTGCGCGAGCTGGTCGGCGGTCTCAACAAGCTGATCGCCTATGCCCAGCTGACCGGGCAGGACGTTTCGCTGCAACTGGCCGAGGAACAGCTCACCGATATTCTGAGCGCCAACCGCCGCCGGATCACCATCGACGAGATCCAGCGCACGGTCTGCCAGTTCTACCGTATCGACCGTGCGGAGATGAGCTCCAAGCGCCGCGCCCGCGCGGTGGTGCGCCCGCGTCAGGTGGCGATGTATCTCTCCAAGGTGCTCACCCCGCGTTCCTACCCCGAAATCGGGCGCAAGTTCGGCGGACGTGACCACTCCACGGTGATCCACGCGGTGCGCCTGATCGAGGACCTGCGTCAGCGCGACGCCGACATGGACGGCGACGTGCGCAGCCTGTTGCGTCAGCTCGAAAGCTGA
- a CDS encoding HesA/MoeB/ThiF family protein, with protein sequence MPSAPLSPARLDRFARHIVLPEVGGAGQVKLAASKVAIIGLGGIGSPALQYLAASGVGRLALVDDDVVDVSNLQRQTIFTQRDVGYGKAVSARRWLANFDDSLHVDVSDARITPDNAASLISGADVVLDGTDNFATRLAVSDACVAAGIPLLSAAVGRFQGQVAAFAGHLPDQACYRCFVGDAFDAEDCDTCADDGMLGAMAGWVGSFAAMQAIKVLLAGVSGLGDPGWGRLHILDGLAPGMRTIRIAKDAACKRCGTN encoded by the coding sequence ATGCCTTCTGCGCCACTTTCTCCCGCCCGGCTTGACCGCTTTGCGCGCCACATCGTCCTGCCCGAAGTGGGCGGCGCGGGGCAGGTAAAGCTTGCTGCATCGAAGGTCGCGATCATCGGCCTCGGCGGGATCGGCTCGCCCGCGCTGCAATATCTTGCGGCAAGCGGCGTCGGGCGGCTGGCGCTGGTCGATGATGATGTGGTCGATGTCAGCAACCTTCAGCGCCAGACAATCTTCACCCAGCGTGACGTCGGTTACGGCAAGGCAGTGTCGGCCCGGCGCTGGCTGGCGAATTTCGATGACAGCTTGCACGTCGACGTGTCCGACGCGCGCATCACACCCGATAACGCGGCAAGCCTGATTTCAGGCGCCGACGTGGTGCTCGACGGCACCGACAATTTCGCCACCCGGCTTGCCGTGTCCGATGCCTGCGTCGCGGCGGGCATCCCGCTGCTGTCGGCTGCCGTGGGCCGGTTTCAGGGGCAAGTCGCGGCCTTTGCCGGGCACCTGCCCGATCAGGCCTGCTACCGCTGCTTTGTCGGCGATGCCTTCGACGCCGAGGACTGCGACACCTGCGCCGATGACGGGATGCTGGGCGCGATGGCGGGATGGGTCGGCAGTTTTGCCGCGATGCAGGCGATCAAGGTGCTGCTGGCGGGGGTCAGCGGGCTCGGCGATCCCGGCTGGGGCCGGCTCCACATTCTCGATGGCCTCGCCCCGGGAATGCGCACGATCCGGATTGCGAAGGATGCAGCCTGCAAGCGGTGTGGGACCAACTGA
- a CDS encoding S1/P1 nuclease — protein MGDRTIRDGAMMRRMIAALAALLVLMPTPASAWGFYAHRQTASIAEANLSPEVRAKIRALLKYEKQLGTPDCPLKTLQDAAVWADCIRGEGWRWGYTAAWHYRTAPVCQPFNPRANCSGGNCVTAQITRAHRVLADERLPAAVRLEALAFMVHFAGDVHMPLHSGDNEDRGGNDRRAAYGIKPGLNLHSIWDNPLAERAISDPADPVARRYSAAERAELAGGTPDDWGRESWEIARSFVYPTAFDTDDVCAAPLPDETALSQEDIERGVPIARRRVVQAGLRIADLLESAFAPGPLAVEERRR, from the coding sequence ATGGGTGATCGAACAATTCGAGATGGTGCGATGATGCGGCGCATGATCGCTGCGCTGGCGGCGCTGCTGGTGCTGATGCCTACCCCGGCAAGCGCGTGGGGCTTCTACGCCCACCGCCAGACCGCCAGCATTGCCGAGGCCAATCTTTCGCCTGAGGTGCGGGCGAAGATCCGCGCGCTGCTGAAGTATGAAAAGCAGCTCGGCACGCCCGATTGCCCGCTCAAGACGCTGCAGGATGCCGCAGTCTGGGCCGATTGCATCCGCGGTGAAGGCTGGCGCTGGGGTTATACTGCCGCCTGGCATTATCGCACCGCTCCGGTCTGCCAGCCCTTCAACCCGCGCGCCAATTGTTCGGGTGGCAATTGCGTGACCGCTCAGATCACCCGCGCGCACCGCGTGCTCGCCGATGAGCGCCTGCCCGCAGCCGTACGGCTGGAGGCGCTCGCCTTCATGGTGCATTTTGCAGGTGATGTGCATATGCCGCTGCATTCGGGCGACAACGAGGATCGCGGCGGCAATGACCGGCGTGCCGCCTATGGGATCAAGCCGGGGCTGAACCTCCATTCGATCTGGGACAATCCCTTGGCTGAACGTGCCATCAGCGATCCGGCCGATCCGGTCGCGCGGCGTTACAGTGCCGCCGAGCGTGCCGAACTCGCGGGCGGAACGCCGGACGACTGGGGGCGCGAAAGCTGGGAAATCGCGCGCAGCTTTGTCTATCCGACCGCCTTCGACACCGATGATGTCTGCGCCGCGCCGCTGCCGGATGAAACGGCGCTCAGCCAGGAGGATATCGAGCGCGGGGTGCCGATCGCGCGGCGCAGGGTGGTGCAGGCTGGGCTCAGGATCGCTGACCTGCTCGAAAGCGCCTTTGCGCCGGGGCCGCTCGCGGTGGAGGAACGGCGGCGTTAA
- a CDS encoding DUF6891 domain-containing protein, which translates to MEDDFDALAYYRETVSVMIAGGFFNEDDLETYIADMAFDPEGAPHANAVRDHARAAMETKRKAEAGWPAVTDWDRLARAFDALEAGGILALHNAGMSTSDAHGDAWDLINRDPKGAWRGFAFYHGQDVERAVAGDSLFIGFDAVVEGAEAKRAIGAAIVAALTAEGFAPNWNGDPETRLDVPGITWQKRTDWVRPSGPPAAVGNGLWRRLLG; encoded by the coding sequence ATGGAGGACGATTTCGACGCCCTCGCCTATTACCGCGAAACGGTCAGCGTGATGATCGCGGGCGGGTTCTTCAACGAGGACGATCTGGAAACCTACATCGCCGACATGGCTTTCGACCCCGAGGGCGCGCCCCATGCCAATGCCGTGCGCGATCATGCGCGGGCGGCGATGGAGACGAAGCGCAAGGCGGAGGCGGGCTGGCCTGCCGTCACCGACTGGGACCGCCTCGCCCGCGCCTTCGATGCGCTGGAGGCGGGCGGCATCCTGGCGCTCCACAATGCCGGCATGAGCACCAGCGATGCGCATGGCGACGCGTGGGATCTGATCAATCGCGATCCCAAGGGCGCATGGCGCGGCTTTGCCTTCTACCACGGGCAGGACGTGGAGCGGGCCGTGGCGGGAGACTCGCTGTTCATCGGCTTTGATGCGGTTGTCGAGGGGGCAGAAGCCAAGCGCGCAATCGGCGCCGCGATCGTCGCTGCCCTGACGGCAGAAGGCTTTGCCCCCAACTGGAACGGCGATCCCGAAACGCGGCTCGATGTGCCGGGGATCACGTGGCAGAAACGCACCGATTGGGTGCGCCCCTCAGGCCCTCCCGCCGCCGTCGGGAACGGCTTGTGGCGCAGGCTGCTGGGCTGA
- a CDS encoding LysE family translocator, with the protein MIDPGIDWAGFSLAVLLVELTPGPNMAWIVTLTLSEGRRAGLGAISGIALGLAANAALSVVAASLILAQGPALTQAVSVLAAAMMAWLAWEAWRDTGVSSTATTPRMGNHRHALAGFIINLINPKAALFFITVMPQFVHSGQPSLSQGLTLASLNVTIATAVHLALVLGAGRVRGVLMAEARARIVRRLLALAMLGVAAWFLAKAFG; encoded by the coding sequence ATGATCGATCCAGGAATCGACTGGGCCGGATTTTCGCTGGCGGTGCTGCTGGTCGAACTGACGCCGGGGCCAAACATGGCATGGATCGTCACGCTTACCCTGTCCGAGGGGCGGCGCGCGGGGCTTGGCGCGATTTCGGGCATTGCGCTGGGGCTTGCCGCCAATGCTGCGCTGAGCGTGGTTGCCGCCAGCCTCATCCTCGCACAAGGCCCGGCGCTGACGCAGGCGGTGTCGGTGCTGGCTGCTGCGATGATGGCATGGCTGGCGTGGGAAGCGTGGCGCGACACGGGGGTGAGCTCAACCGCCACCACGCCGCGCATGGGCAACCACCGTCACGCGCTGGCGGGGTTCATCATCAACCTCATCAACCCCAAGGCGGCGCTGTTCTTCATTACCGTGATGCCGCAATTCGTCCACAGCGGGCAGCCGAGCCTATCCCAGGGCCTGACGCTGGCGAGCCTCAACGTCACCATCGCCACCGCCGTCCACCTTGCGCTTGTGCTGGGGGCAGGCCGGGTGCGCGGCGTGCTGATGGCAGAGGCGCGGGCGCGGATCGTGCGGCGACTGCTCGCGCTGGCAATGCTGGGCGTGGCGGCGTGGTTCCTCGCCAAGGCCTTCGGTTAA
- the dapB gene encoding 4-hydroxy-tetrahydrodipicolinate reductase codes for MAQLKFGVIGHKGRMGQALETAIEEAGHAMCVGVDAGGNIGPLAVQCDVLVDFSAPDALAANLGAAKVAGKPILVGTTGLEEPHFVMLAEAARAVPVLQSGNFSLGVTLMAHLVREAAARLGPDWDIEVLEMHHRMKVDAPSGTAKLLGEAAAAGRGITLSDNMESGRHGMTGARRAGNIGFATLRGGTVAGEHSVIFAGSEERLTLSHSAENRMIFARGAVRAAGWLTGQSAGRYTMNDMLGL; via the coding sequence ATGGCACAGCTCAAATTCGGGGTGATCGGGCACAAGGGCCGCATGGGGCAGGCGCTGGAAACAGCGATCGAGGAGGCCGGACACGCCATGTGCGTCGGCGTCGATGCGGGGGGCAATATCGGGCCGCTGGCAGTGCAATGCGATGTGCTGGTGGATTTCTCCGCGCCCGATGCGCTGGCGGCGAATCTTGGTGCGGCCAAGGTCGCTGGCAAGCCGATCCTTGTCGGCACCACCGGCCTTGAAGAGCCGCATTTTGTGATGCTCGCCGAAGCCGCACGGGCCGTGCCGGTGCTGCAATCGGGCAATTTCTCGCTGGGCGTGACGCTGATGGCGCATCTGGTGCGCGAGGCGGCCGCAAGGCTTGGGCCGGACTGGGATATCGAGGTGCTGGAGATGCACCACCGCATGAAGGTCGACGCACCATCCGGCACGGCCAAACTGCTTGGCGAAGCGGCAGCGGCAGGGCGCGGCATCACACTGTCCGACAACATGGAAAGCGGCCGCCACGGCATGACCGGCGCGCGCCGTGCGGGCAATATCGGCTTTGCCACCCTGCGCGGCGGCACCGTGGCGGGCGAGCATAGCGTGATCTTCGCTGGCAGCGAGGAGCGCCTGACCCTGTCGCACTCGGCAGAGAACCGCATGATCTTTGCGCGCGGAGCGGTGCGGGCGGCGGGCTGGCTGACCGGGCAGAGCGCCGGGCGCTATACCATGAACGACATGCTCGGGCTGTAG
- a CDS encoding GIY-YIG nuclease family protein — translation MATPDVDRLGDVLRDYAALYLGRRCLTLEPRVELRGFWEFNTNIQNADEPGCYFLFDANDKLLYAGKASMRSSIGARVDAHFSWDGEELRPVNSAWRSAPVYLRTVVVSNPWEAASLEEYIIHHLNPPFNVAGRSKW, via the coding sequence ATGGCGACGCCTGATGTTGATCGTCTCGGAGATGTCTTGCGAGACTATGCCGCGCTCTATCTCGGTCGCCGCTGTCTCACGCTGGAACCGCGTGTCGAACTGCGCGGGTTCTGGGAGTTCAACACCAATATCCAGAACGCGGATGAACCTGGCTGCTACTTCCTTTTTGATGCCAACGATAAGCTGCTCTATGCTGGCAAGGCCTCGATGCGCAGCAGCATAGGTGCGCGGGTTGATGCCCATTTCTCATGGGACGGAGAGGAACTTCGCCCGGTAAATTCAGCGTGGCGTTCGGCTCCCGTCTACCTGCGCACTGTTGTGGTTTCAAACCCGTGGGAGGCAGCTTCACTAGAAGAGTACATCATCCATCATCTGAACCCGCCATTCAACGTGGCCGGTCGGTCGAAGTGGTAA
- a CDS encoding glutathione S-transferase family protein, giving the protein MKLIIGNKNYSSWSLRGWLAVKQSGLHFEELTVPIMGEEWDRLKHDMGEVQPSSGKVPILWDGETVVWDSLAILEYLADKVGRARFWPKEEPARGMARAMVAEMHSGYQSLRRELPMNIRRRVELPGISDATRHDIVRILGLWAEARARHGSAGPYLFGTFGAADIFYAPVVTRFVTYGIGVPGFAQTYMDAILQHDWMREWSASAEDEEWVIEQFEMVR; this is encoded by the coding sequence ATGAAACTCATCATCGGCAACAAGAACTATTCCAGCTGGAGCTTGCGCGGCTGGCTCGCGGTCAAGCAGTCGGGCCTCCATTTCGAGGAACTGACTGTGCCGATCATGGGCGAGGAATGGGACCGGCTGAAGCATGACATGGGCGAAGTGCAACCCTCCAGTGGCAAGGTTCCGATCCTGTGGGATGGCGAAACCGTGGTGTGGGACAGCCTCGCGATCCTCGAATATCTGGCCGACAAGGTCGGAAGGGCGCGCTTCTGGCCCAAGGAGGAGCCGGCGCGGGGTATGGCCCGGGCGATGGTTGCGGAAATGCACTCCGGCTATCAGAGCCTGCGCCGCGAATTGCCGATGAACATCCGCCGCCGGGTGGAACTGCCCGGCATCAGCGACGCGACACGGCACGATATCGTGCGCATCCTTGGCCTGTGGGCCGAGGCCCGCGCGCGACACGGCAGCGCGGGGCCATATCTGTTTGGAACCTTTGGCGCGGCCGATATCTTCTATGCTCCGGTGGTGACGCGCTTCGTCACTTACGGGATCGGCGTTCCGGGTTTCGCGCAGACCTATATGGATGCGATCCTCCAGCATGACTGGATGCGCGAATGGAGCGCTTCAGCAGAGGACGAGGAATGGGTGATCGAACAATTCGAGATGGTGCGATGA
- the nth gene encoding endonuclease III has protein sequence MTKDQIFEFFRRLAEDNPSPQTELEYGNAYQLLVAVALSAQATDVGVNKATRALFRKVETPQQMLDLGEEGLKDHIKTIGLFNSKAKNVIALSQILVDEHGGEVPDTREALVKLPGVGRKTANVVLNCWFGQETFAVDTHIFRLGNRTGMAKGKTPEAVEAKLEKRVPQPFRRDSHHWMILHGRYVCKARSPECWRCKVSDLCSFRKKVTEPPKGRIAEVAAGAD, from the coding sequence ATGACCAAGGATCAGATCTTCGAATTCTTCCGCCGGTTGGCCGAGGACAATCCCTCGCCCCAGACCGAGCTGGAATATGGCAATGCCTATCAGCTGCTGGTCGCGGTGGCGCTGTCGGCGCAGGCGACCGATGTGGGCGTCAACAAGGCCACCCGCGCGCTGTTTCGCAAGGTGGAAACCCCGCAGCAGATGCTCGACCTCGGCGAAGAGGGGCTGAAGGATCACATCAAGACCATCGGCCTGTTCAATTCCAAGGCCAAGAATGTGATCGCGCTGTCGCAGATCCTCGTCGATGAACACGGCGGCGAAGTGCCGGACACGCGCGAGGCGCTGGTGAAGCTCCCCGGAGTTGGCCGCAAGACAGCAAACGTGGTGCTCAATTGCTGGTTCGGGCAGGAAACCTTCGCGGTCGACACCCACATCTTCCGGCTCGGCAACCGCACCGGCATGGCCAAGGGCAAGACCCCGGAGGCGGTCGAGGCCAAGCTCGAAAAGCGCGTGCCCCAGCCCTTCCGCCGCGATTCGCACCACTGGATGATCCTGCACGGCCGCTATGTGTGCAAGGCGCGCAGCCCCGAATGCTGGCGCTGCAAGGTCTCCGACCTGTGCAGCTTCCGCAAGAAAGTCACGGAGCCGCCAAAGGGGCGCATAGCCGAGGTTGCGGCAGGGGCGGATTAA
- a CDS encoding VOC family protein has translation MNLPPFHLAFPVDDLAEARRFYGEVMGCGEGRSSDEWIDFDFHGHQIVAHLAPGRAGDRASNHVDGHGVPVPHFGLVLAMEQWEALADRLRNGGCQFVIEPTIRFKGQPGEQATMFLRDPSGNALEFKAFADIGNLFAT, from the coding sequence ATGAACCTGCCCCCCTTTCACCTCGCCTTTCCTGTCGACGATCTGGCCGAAGCGCGCCGCTTTTATGGCGAGGTGATGGGCTGCGGCGAGGGGCGGTCGTCCGATGAATGGATCGATTTCGATTTCCACGGCCACCAGATCGTCGCCCACCTCGCGCCGGGGCGGGCGGGTGACCGGGCAAGCAACCATGTCGATGGCCACGGGGTGCCGGTGCCGCATTTCGGGCTGGTGCTGGCGATGGAACAGTGGGAGGCGTTGGCTGACAGGTTGCGCAACGGCGGTTGCCAGTTCGTGATCGAACCGACCATCCGCTTCAAGGGTCAACCGGGGGAGCAGGCCACGATGTTCCTGCGCGATCCATCGGGCAATGCTCTGGAATTCAAGGCCTTTGCTGACATCGGCAACCTGTTCGCCACCTGA
- a CDS encoding dicarboxylate/amino acid:cation symporter yields the protein MPASRARRWRWKKDSNLSVWLRIPLWQRVIAALVLGIIVGRLWGPGAESIKIIGDVFVAFIKMLVVPLIFFSLVAGVASIGDLRKLGSVGWRAMLLFVVTGQMAVWLGLTLGTLVAPGLGVDTSALTMGTPPAPTETSWREMLLGMIPQSPVKVMADVNVLPLIVFSLLIGIGILMAKEEGEPALKIFESGSVVMQKVTMIVMELTPFGVFALMAWVAGTLGFDALAALGKLVFLNYLGCFLIIALIYGGMLKLVARVPVIGFFRGMIDAIAVSYSTASSNATLPVTLRCAERNLGVSRSVASFVISLGATVNMNGTAMYLGLATLFGAQIFGVDLSWGDYGMIALLGTLGAVGAAGIPGAGLIMMALVFSAVNVPLETIAFVAGVDRIMDMMRTTTNITGDAAVAVTVASLTGELDTAELASADDI from the coding sequence ATGCCCGCATCGCGCGCGCGGCGCTGGCGCTGGAAGAAGGACAGTAACTTGAGCGTCTGGCTGCGCATCCCCCTTTGGCAGCGTGTCATCGCCGCACTGGTTCTCGGCATCATTGTCGGGCGGCTTTGGGGGCCGGGGGCGGAAAGCATCAAGATCATCGGTGATGTCTTTGTCGCCTTCATCAAGATGCTGGTGGTGCCGCTGATCTTCTTCAGCCTCGTTGCCGGCGTTGCCAGCATCGGCGATCTGCGCAAGCTCGGTTCGGTCGGCTGGCGGGCAATGCTGCTGTTCGTGGTGACGGGGCAGATGGCGGTGTGGCTGGGGCTGACGCTCGGCACGCTGGTTGCGCCCGGCCTCGGCGTCGATACGTCGGCGCTGACGATGGGTACTCCGCCCGCGCCGACAGAGACCAGCTGGCGCGAGATGCTGCTGGGGATGATCCCGCAAAGCCCGGTCAAGGTGATGGCGGATGTCAATGTGCTGCCGCTGATCGTGTTCTCGCTCCTGATCGGGATCGGCATCCTGATGGCGAAGGAGGAAGGTGAGCCTGCGCTGAAGATCTTCGAAAGCGGGTCGGTGGTGATGCAGAAGGTCACGATGATCGTGATGGAGCTGACCCCGTTCGGCGTCTTTGCGCTGATGGCATGGGTGGCAGGGACGCTGGGCTTTGATGCGCTGGCGGCGCTCGGCAAGCTGGTGTTCCTCAACTATCTCGGGTGTTTCCTGATCATCGCGCTGATTTATGGCGGGATGCTGAAGCTGGTCGCCCGCGTGCCGGTGATCGGTTTCTTCCGCGGCATGATCGATGCGATCGCGGTGAGCTATTCCACCGCCAGTTCCAACGCGACGCTGCCCGTCACCCTGCGCTGTGCCGAGCGTAACCTTGGTGTGTCGCGTTCGGTCGCCAGCTTCGTCATCAGCCTTGGCGCGACTGTCAACATGAACGGCACCGCGATGTATCTTGGCCTTGCGACACTGTTCGGGGCGCAGATCTTCGGGGTCGATCTGTCATGGGGCGATTACGGCATGATCGCGCTGCTCGGCACGCTGGGCGCGGTGGGCGCGGCAGGGATTCCGGGTGCAGGGCTGATCATGATGGCGCTGGTGTTCAGCGCGGTGAACGTGCCGCTGGAAACCATTGCCTTTGTGGCCGGGGTCGACCGGATCATGGACATGATGCGCACCACCACCAACATCACCGGCGATGCCGCTGTGGCGGTGACAGTGGCGAGCCTGACGGGCGAGCTCGATACGGCAGAACTGGCCAGCGCCGACGATATCTAG
- the dapE gene encoding succinyl-diaminopimelate desuccinylase — protein sequence MLDPLDLAKRLIAAPSVTPATGVVFAELEAMLAPLGFAVHRFMRGEGPEGSDEAPVENLFAVRVGPPGSRHFAFAGHLDVVPPGEGWTSDPFEPQERGELLHGRGAVDMKGAIAAMVAAVADVPADAGTISFIITGDEEGPALHGTRALIDYMAAQGHEPDLCLVGEPTSVHRLGDMVKIGRRGSVNIFIDVEGTQGHVAYPHLADNPLPKLVRILSELDSLTLDTGTKWFQPSNLEITDINVGNRAHNVIPASGAARISIRFNDLHTGKSLSDRVMAIAEKHGGKARPIVSGEPFLTEPGAFSKLVSAAVEAETGVTPELSTTGGTSDARFLRAVCPVIEFGLCNATMHKRDEAVAIPDLAALARIYARIARAALALEEGQ from the coding sequence ATGCTCGACCCTCTCGACCTTGCCAAGCGCCTGATCGCAGCGCCTTCGGTTACGCCTGCGACCGGAGTGGTGTTCGCCGAACTTGAGGCGATGCTCGCGCCGCTCGGCTTTGCCGTCCACCGCTTCATGCGTGGGGAAGGGCCGGAAGGGAGTGACGAGGCTCCGGTCGAAAACCTGTTTGCCGTGCGGGTCGGGCCGCCGGGTTCTCGCCACTTTGCCTTTGCGGGCCACCTCGATGTCGTCCCGCCGGGAGAAGGCTGGACGTCCGATCCGTTCGAACCGCAGGAGCGCGGTGAGCTGCTCCACGGGCGCGGGGCGGTGGACATGAAGGGCGCCATTGCCGCGATGGTCGCCGCCGTTGCCGACGTGCCTGCCGATGCCGGCACGATCAGCTTCATCATCACCGGCGATGAAGAAGGCCCGGCGCTTCACGGCACCCGCGCGCTGATCGATTATATGGCGGCACAAGGGCATGAGCCCGACCTTTGCCTTGTCGGCGAGCCTACCAGCGTTCACCGCCTTGGCGACATGGTGAAGATCGGCCGCAGGGGCTCGGTCAATATCTTCATCGATGTCGAAGGTACGCAGGGCCATGTCGCCTATCCGCATCTGGCGGATAACCCGCTGCCCAAGCTTGTCAGGATTTTATCCGAATTGGATTCCTTGACGCTCGATACAGGGACAAAGTGGTTCCAGCCGAGCAATCTCGAAATCACTGACATCAATGTGGGCAACCGCGCGCACAACGTCATTCCCGCAAGCGGTGCGGCGCGCATCTCGATCCGGTTCAACGATCTGCACACCGGCAAGAGCCTGTCAGACCGGGTTATGGCAATTGCCGAAAAGCACGGCGGCAAGGCGCGGCCGATCGTCTCGGGCGAACCTTTCCTTACCGAACCGGGGGCGTTTTCGAAGCTGGTCAGCGCCGCGGTCGAGGCTGAGACCGGCGTGACGCCCGAGCTTTCCACTACTGGCGGCACGTCCGATGCGCGGTTCCTGCGCGCTGTTTGCCCGGTCATCGAATTCGGCCTGTGCAACGCGACGATGCACAAGCGCGACGAGGCGGTGGCGATCCCCGATCTCGCCGCGCTTGCCCGTATCTATGCCCGCATCGCGCGCGCGGCGCTGGCGCTGGAAGAAGGACAGTAA